The DNA sequence GGCTCTCTCATAGCAGACACCACAACAAAAAATTGTAAATATCAAAATGAAGAAACTGTTATTGATAGTGTAGATGAATCTAGTATCTAGAATGAAATTAAAAACAATGGAATCTCGGAGTTTGGATAAACAAAATTGGATCGGTTGACGACGTGTAGACGAGGCTAGCACCTAGCAGTCaagagaagaagagaagagaggATGCGGCAAAAAAGTCGTCCAGTTCCGTTGCGCGTTCACGTCCAGCAACTGGAGCGGTGCCTGGTGGGCTGGCTGGTGCTGCGTGCTGCCAACTGGAACGTACTGTACGTACAGCACGGAGGACGGCTCCAGTACCAATACAACTCCGCCGCCACCGTCAAGTGGTGTGGTTTATCAGCCCGAATTTATCAATCAtttaatagtatttttttttcacaataaatcagtcaacAGTACTTGCCATGATTTATTAGTCAGACTCCGAGGGCAGTCTGCAGTTGAGTTGTACCAGCAGTTGCAAACTTGGGTGGGATACTATTtgactaattaattaattactataattatacagctgctgctgcagcccAGCCCAAAGTAGCAGATTATTTCGTTGGTGTGCTGATATACTAATAATGGTCatttattcaaaaaaatatataatactaATGGGCCCCAAAGGAAATACTgtagcagattattttgttGGTGGGCTGATATAATACTAATGGGCCACTTATGggacaaattttttgagtgtataaacaaggcctcagatgAATGGTGGAGAAGCAATTACTACAAAGCCCAATGTGTCGAGGAGCTTGGTTGCACCAAATGTGCAGAAGGAAAAACAGATGGTTGTACTGCAAGGGGCATGCATGGTGCCAGCAAGAGATGCATTTTTTTTGGCTGCATGCAGCAAAGGGtttgggccgtgtttagttttttatgtaaaaaatttcgcgacactgtaacacttttgtttatttgtggtaattattgtccaactatgaactaagtaggctcaaaagattcgtctcgtaaattccgactaaactgtgcaattagtttttatttttgtctatatttagtattctatgtatgcatctaaagatttaatgtaacaggaaatcttgaagaattttgggtttttgtgtgGAAGTAAAGAAGGCCTTAGGAATCTCTGCGTGCTCTGTGCAAAGCTCACTGTGGCGTCTACTATGCGAAGAGCCCTTTTTGATGAGGATGGCGTGGTGATGCCCGGGGAGTGCTGGCGATGTCTATAGGCACCGGCCCCACGACGCTAGAGAAACACACGCCACACAACTTTGATGAAATtattttcaagacaaatttattcatataattttcatatttataaactcaataatttaaaagtttttgatgatttatattttcaatatttgacacaaaccttatccaaaacgacttctaaatctaATACGGAGTAAGAAAGAACAATCCAAGGATGAGTGTGGAAAAAAAAGATCAACCACACATGACACATCCCTGGAATAGagcaaaaaaggaaaacaatcaaacttatTCTTGAGAAAACAATCAAATCTATTCTTGAGAAAGAAAGCAATAAATCAATCAACAAAGTTGGGTGTTGGCTCAGTGTGCCGTATATACATGAAGGGAGGTTTTGCGTAGCTTACCATATTAAGTTGTCCATATAAAGAGGACAAGGCGAATTAATACGTGTGAAGAGTTAAAGTCTATTTCTTTCCCACAAGATACCGTTAGCCTATCTGGTTCGTGGGCTATTCTCTAACTAGGCCTTCTGAAGTCAACTTGAGTCTATTTGGTTGGCTGAACAAGCCTCTTAGCCAGACCCTATCAAACCCTTCGGTGAGATTCAACGGTGCTTCTCCCCGCCAGTACTCCACCTGCCAATGCTCCACCCGTCcatgctcctcctccgccggtGCTCCTCCCCGCATGGAGCTCACGTGCACGACGCCTCCCCAAGAACCACATGTGGTTGTGGCTCGGCACCTTCAACACCACCGAGGACACGACGCTCGCCTATGACAAGGTTGCCTTCCGCCTCTGCGACGGCATGGAGTGCTTGAACTTCCCGTCCCTTCAGTGCGATGAGTCCCTCGCTAGACTCCTTTAAGTGGTCAACGTCGACGGAGATGGAGGAGTCGTGGAGCTCGCACACGCATCTTGAGAACATGCGGTATCGGTAGAAGACGGGTGGTGTGCTATGAGTGGTGTCGCTTACCATGTGTTCGATAAATTTTGTCAAAGATGATGAAATTACATGTACAAAGAAGAGGTGACTCTAGCGCCAAACTAGCCAACCGAACAAGCTACTAGGTAGGCTTAGATAGTATAGACAatcaaacaagtttattttgcttGCTAGAGGTGGACTTGGGCTATCCAGTCTTAGATTCTAGCTAAGTTAGAAATAAGTCAGTGGACCAAACACACCCTGCTAGGCCTCCTCTAAATGGTGTACAGGAGCTACTCACATTGGAATTAATGGGCTCAACCCATATATCAATTCTAGAAATTCTAAGTAAATCTCAAAGGTTCATTTGCTTCGGAGGGGGTACACAATCTATTACTCCGGTATTGCTAATGTACCCAATAAATACGAACTACCTCTCTCACCATAGACTATTATTATACGGGAAGGCACCTAGGTTGGGAATTCGTAAAAGAGTATACATGAGTTAGGTTTTGCCTCTTCTTCATTGTTGCACCGCCATTGTAGTCTTCTCCATTTCCGCTGCATCGGTGAACAGGAGAGTAGGTCTTTGAAATCTTCATCCTTGTGATCCTGCACCGAGAGAAGGGTGAATAAGAATTTTGCAAAGCACTCTGCGTAACTGCTCAAGGTCTTCACCATGACTCGTCCTCCATCCAAGTCGGGTGCCGTTGCAACATAACATCGTCTTCAGCGTCGTCTGCTGCACTCCGTCTGTGATATCGTTATTGTCCTATCTGCACCGCTCATTACGTACGGCTTCCTCGTCTGCACCCCTTCAGCATGTACACTGTGATCTGATCTACAATTTCATCATGTTTACTAAGATCATAATGTTGTGCTTGATGCTTACTAGCATGTTAGAGAATTGCATACTAGTTTCTGATTTTTGTCATGCTCTATCTATTCTGGAATTTAAGGTGGTGATTGCCTAATTATCGAACGGTTCAAAGAATATTTCTTATATTTTAATAGAAGAGAGAAGAAATATATCTTTTGATCATGTGATAGTCTCATGCATACACTTCAAGACTTATCCCTCAATCCCCAAAAAACATGCCATTCTAAGAATTTTTAGACAGATAAATATGAAGGTAAAATGATGATAGTTACCCCTATTTATTAGCCATATTTAGTGCTAATCGACTCATGCAGACCAACATACACTTATGCAAATACCAAATGGGGTaaattttgaaccctagaatgACATGTTTCTTTttggatggagagagtatatgGGGATGATGAATGTGGCCTATGGGGTCATTCATATATGAGTTAGTTATGTGCCAAAAGTTAGATCATTATTGAAAGAGTTGCATTTAAAGTACTAAGAGCTAGGTACTAATTCTTAGAGGAGGCCCTAAATATGTTAAGGTCCTGTTTACCctaactaaattttagccagctaatttaactagctaaagtttagccaactaaagtttagctagggttatttcatttggatcctctaGCTAATGGGTGAATATTGACCCTATTGTCCCTTTCTTCTTTCCTCCATCCCTCTTGCTCCTGCTGCACCAAGCCACCCTCGCACCCCATCTAAACCACTAGTAGCTTCCTCCGCACGTGTGGCTAGAGGCCTCTGAACCATGTCATAGCAAGCTACGAGCATGCGTAGGCCCGCGAGAGCCccttcgtgccaaagctccacaGTTCATAGCAGGTGGCCACTGTGTCATTGCGTGAGCCCTAGCAGCGGTCCTCGCTTTCCCTATCTAGATCTCACTAAGGAGGTGGTAGGCTCCCCACTGTTGATGGCGACCCTCTCTTCCTCGGCACAGTGACCCTACTTCGTTTTGACAGGCGTTGCGGTGATCACCCTTGACCACGATGGCGGCTCTTCCTCCTTCCTTATGTCTACCACAATTCCCTCCCTTTTCTCCCTAGTGGTGGAGGTGGCAGCAAACCACCCCCTCTCCGAGCGATGGTTGCCCTGTTGCCTTCCCTTCCTTTCACCGGCGACACAAAGATTTTGGTGGGAGAAAGAGTCACGCTCGGATGAGGATGCATGGAAGGGAAGAAGCGAGCGGTGGGTGCGCTAATGTGGAAATAATTGATGAGAAATTTGGTCACGAGCCAATTTTAGCTACCATTAGCTGGGTTGGAACATCTAATTTGATTAGTTGGTTCCCATCAGTTAAGTTTAGTGATGGTCTGTAGCCAGCTAAAATTTAGCTGGTGGATCCAAACAAAGCCAAAATCTAACATATACAGAGAGTGCTAAATACCCCTAGACCCTAGGAAGAACACAATGAGCACAAAGGTGAAACATAATAAATCTATTAAAAAAGAAGCAGTGTCAACCAAGACTTGTGAGGGTGTGCCTCTCTCACCTTATGATCTTTTGCCCGTGTCTTCTTCCCCCTTGTTCTCCTTCCTATGTCTCTCAGAAGCCAAACAAATATTACAAGATAAGACCAAATAAATATCATCAGTTCAGCACGCACAccatttatccaaataaatattACACCATCTTAATGAACCTCTTTTGTGTTTCTTGTACCCTATAGGTAACTATAGGTAAAATTTGATACCATTATCCTATGTGTCTTAGTTTGAGTACCTGACCCGATCTTACTCACGGACAATATCTTGATTCGGACCGTGTAAAGTTTAGCACTTATTAGCACCAATCCCTCAATTAATGTATTTGAGTCTTGcctaaagtttagtaccactcATTGGCACTCCTATTAGGATGTGCAGCTAAAGTTTATCACTTGAATCTAAATATACTCTTTATACCCATACATTTACTCATTCATAAGGGTCCGCGACAACCCATCCCCACGTATAGGATTGCCATCCCTTGCGGCTTAGGTGCGTGCACAGCACGAGAGGAGGGGGACAAAAAAGAAAGGGTTCTAATTCTAAAGATGAGATTTAATGTTTCTAAAAGGGCTTGGATATAAATCTATCGAGCCTTTTTCCATCCCTCAAGAGATTCGATGACTGAGACTAGCCACATTGTGCTAATGCTCCAAAATATCATGCCATAACAGATGCTTTACTCACATTTAAGTCATAGTGTGGAACGTGCCAATGCCTCAAAATAGCAAGACAAACATCATTTTATTCTCTCTACTCTTATAAGTCATAACTCTCAGGTCCTCATGTCACTTACAGGTGGGACCATATATTCCCTTTCAAAACTAGCATCTATGCATCTACATTCCTCGATGCTAAAGTTTTCGATGCCTAAGTTCTCTCCTGCAGAGCATGGAGGCTTGGATGAAAAAACGAATTTCAAGCATAGGTATTTCACTATGTGTATTTAGATAGGCAGTGGGGGATGTAGGACGAGGATAAAGGAGGGCTAAATAATAAAGATTTAGAGCTAGAACTAGAGACTAATGGTGATTTGAAATTAAGTAACCTTAATTTAATGAAGAAAATAGCCTCTTAGAGAGATTGTAGCCCCAACAACCCCCTATCTGCCCCTATAGATAGGACGTGAGAGAATAATGTAATATAAGAGTATCTCCAAGAATATCATATTTTTTCCTCGTTAAATTATctagttttacaactcctaaaaAGGTATTAAGAGAAAAAGAGAAAGCTATATCCAAGAGTTTCTAATAACCACTCCTAAAATAGAAGACAATTTTACATCAGGAATCCTATACTATTTCTAAATTATCGTaactacttatatatatatattcttttcTCTCTCATACATTTGCATCAGAAATCCCTTTCTACTCTTTATTCTTTCTCACGCCCTTCTACCTTTAGAAGACGCCGCAGAGAAGAGCAATGCACGCGACAAAAGGCTGCACGTATTTTTACGTATGATGTCAGCATATTTGCTAATTACTAATAGATAGAGAAATGATATAGGGTATTATgagtttttctcttttttctaaagaaaatataGATGAGAAAAAGATATGGGATagttttggagatgctctaataaaaaataaactgaTTTAATtagttaaagaaaaaggaatcaGGGCCTGAGGGCCCAGAACCCAAGGGCATCTGTCCTTGTTGGGTTTTACTGACTGTTTATCGGTCTGAAAAATTATGACTAAAATTATTATtaactgatttattataaaaaaaaaatattgtcaCCTAGGAGAAAAAATACGGCTGATAAAGACAAGCGAACGGGCTGGGCCCATTCCCCTCCCCCTTCACTTCACTCTCTCCTCCTCCGTTGCTCGACTCTTGGCCCGCCGCCTCGACTCGTCTCGCCCGCGGCCGATCTCCTCCTCCATCCGGTCGCCGCGCCGCAACccggagaggagagagagagagagcgctcgGTCGAGCACCACCTGGGGCCCAGCGTACTCCCGACCATCTCCGGCACGGCGTCCGCCCTCTGCAGCCCCGGTGTCCCTGCGACCGTCGCTGCTGTCCTACTTCGCCACTCGCCACTTTGTCCGccgtcgacgagcaccaccAGGACACTAGGTATTCCCTCCCCTCCCTTTGCTCCTCCCTTCCTGCTGTGCGAAGCCGTGCGCCCAAACCTTAACGCAATCCATAGGTAAAACCGTGCGCCCAAACCCTAACATACCATTCGTAATCGGATCTGAATCTTATTACAGGTGTATATGCATGTATTATGCCTACTAACTTCGATTGCTTTGCAAAAATTATATTCCCTGCTGGTTGTAACTTGTAAGCTTCGCAATTTAGGTAATGTATTTGTTTCCTTTTGGGCAGGGTTCTGAAACTTCTTGCGCTCGGAGGACCGAAATTCTGTGAATCAATTGCAAAAGGTGTGGTTATTCGTGCTTTCCGAGGTGTGAAGAAATGGAATGCAACAGGGATGAGGCCCAACGGGCAAAGGATATTGCGAAGAAGAAGTTTGAGGCGAGGGACCTGCAGGGTGCCAGGAAATTCGCTGTCAAAGCTCAAACACTCTTTCCTGATCTTGAAGGCATTGCTCAGATGGTTGCCACCTTTGATATCTATCTTGCTTCGGAGGTGAAGGTTGCTGGGGAGAAGGACTGGTACTCTATCCTTTGTGTTGCCACGACAGCAGATGACGAAACAATCAAGAAACGGTACAGGAAGCTGGTTCTTCAGCTCCACCCTGACAAGAACAAGGAAGTCGGTGCTGAGGGTGCTTTCCAGATGGTCCAAGAGGCATATACAGTGCTAACCGACAAAACTAAGAGAGCGGTATTTGACCAAAAGAGGAATGTAAGGGTATTCCAGCAGAGGACAGCTCAGTCAAGTAAGGCAAGTGCGCCTCCTGCTGCATCTGATGGCTTCTATAATTTCGCAGCTAACGCTGCTGCCGCCTCCAAACCGACAGTAAACAAGCGAACAGCAGGACCGACAGCACCTGCCGTGCGCCCGCGCCCACCTCAACCTCCACCACCATCTGGACCCCCTCCTGCACCTTCCTCTGCTACCCCTGCACCTTCCGCAAACCCTCCTACATTTTGGACCTCATGTAACAAATGCAAGATGAACTATGAGTACCTTAGGGTGTATCTGaataaccatcttcgttgccctAGCTGCCGTGAGCCGTTCCTAGCAAAGGAGGCACCAATACCACCAACTGCAAGCACTAACAGAAATACGCAGTGGGGTCCATTTTCAAGGGCTGCTGGTGCAGCTAGTGCCACTGCatcatctgctgctgctgctcaagctGCTAATGTTGTTCATCAGACGTATGAAAAAGttaggagggagagggaggaggcaCAAGCAGCAGCAAGAAAGGAAGAGGCTCTTCGGCGGAAGTACAATCCTCTAAAAAGGCATGCAAGCATGTCAGATGTCTTTAATCCTGGAACAGGTGATGTTGCATCTGGAAAGAAGTTGAAGACTATGGTTACAGATGCTGGAGTTGGTTCTTCATCTTTCATACCAGGTCCTGGAGCAAATTGTTTTAGAGTGCCCGGTGTGAATATATCTTTTTCAACCAACATTGGGGCCTATGAGTTTCAAGGCGTCAATGGCGGACCCAATTGGAAGCCCAGGCCTCCAATCTACATAAGCTTAGCTAGGGCCACCTCTCAGGTGGATGTTAGGGGTCTTCTGCTGGAAAAAGCAAAAAGTGGGCTGAGAAACAAGCTAGCAGGAAATAAAAGTAAAACATCTCAAGTTGCTGCTAGTGGAAAAGCGACCAAGAAACATGTGGTTAATGAAAGTGGAAGGGATAATGAAGCTCTCACACCTGATGATCGTACTACCAATAaagatgttcatgttgatccaaAAGAAATTGGTTCTAATACTAGCTCAGATGCTGAAAATGAAGATGATGACCCCTTGTCTTTTAATGTTCCTGATCCTGATTTCCATGATTTTGACAAGGATCGCACTGAGGAATGTTTTCAAATTGATCAAATTTGGGCTACATATGATGACAGTGATGGTATGCCTCGTTATTATGCGTTTATTCAGAAAATTTTCTCCTTGAAACCATTCAAGCTCAGAATAAGCTATCTTGAGTCAAGGACAAATAGTGAATTTGGGCCTTTGAATTGGGTTTCTTCTGGCTTCACAAAGTCATGTGGGCATTTCAGgactgaaaaatatgaaacatgtgaTATAGTCAACATGTTTTCACACCAAATGAAATGGGAGAAAGGGCCGCGTGGGGTAATCAAAATTTATCCACAGAAAGGTGACATCTGGGCTATTTATCGGAATTGGTCCCCTGACTGGGATGAAGATACTCCAGATAATGTGCTTCATGCCTACGATGTGGTTGAGGTACTAGATAATTATGATGAAGATCATGGCATCTCTGTTATTCCCTTAGCTAAAGTTGCCGGGTTTCGGACAATATTTGAACGCCATCAGGATCTGAATGGTACCATGAAGATTCCCAAAGAAGAGATGTTTCGGTTTTCACATCAAGTGCCTTTCTACAGGATGTCAGGCGAAGAAGCTCCAAATGTCCCCAAAGATAGCTATGAGCTTGACCCAGCTGCTATTTCTAAGGAACTTCTTCAAGGGACCACAGAAACAGTGGAGGCAAATGGAACTTCCTAATGTTGATTTAAGACAGTTGATGATGGTCTGCCTTGGTGGACCTGCCATTTTGAAGCAATCAAGCAAAAGTTGTTGACATTAAGTTTTATAGTTTTCCTTCTACAGCTTTTGACAATTATCTTTGCATAGAAGGGTTAGAATGGGACCAGTCATGCTTCTGGTGTAATTAGGGTGCTCTGACATGAATTTTGTCGTGATACTATACTTAGTAACTCTAAATGTTGGTGGAGTACTAACATGAAGCTCATGTAGCAGTTTTAAATGCTGGTGTTCTTGAATGGATGTAATTTTTACTTTCTGGGAAATCAAAACGCCAGTCGAACTATTATGTCATTTCCATTTGTTGTCTCTACTATATTTAAAGCAcccacatactccctccgttcattTATTGGAGTCATTTTAGGGTCGTGCGCTGACCAAGAAGAAATTAATTCGGCCAGTAAAAGGAGCTGCATGCAGATGGTTGAATTAATTAGACCAGTGAGAGGAACCGTATGTGCTTGAGAAAGGTGAAAATAGTGGTCCCTAGC is a window from the Sorghum bicolor cultivar BTx623 chromosome 5, Sorghum_bicolor_NCBIv3, whole genome shotgun sequence genome containing:
- the LOC8067625 gene encoding uncharacterized protein LOC8067625, with the translated sequence MECNRDEAQRAKDIAKKKFEARDLQGARKFAVKAQTLFPDLEGIAQMVATFDIYLASEVKVAGEKDWYSILCVATTADDETIKKRYRKLVLQLHPDKNKEVGAEGAFQMVQEAYTVLTDKTKRAVFDQKRNVRVFQQRTAQSSKASAPPAASDGFYNFAANAAAASKPTVNKRTAGPTAPAVRPRPPQPPPPSGPPPAPSSATPAPSANPPTFWTSCNKCKMNYEYLRVYLNNHLRCPSCREPFLAKEAPIPPTASTNRNTQWGPFSRAAGAASATASSAAAAQAANVVHQTYEKVRREREEAQAAARKEEALRRKYNPLKRHASMSDVFNPGTGDVASGKKLKTMVTDAGVGSSSFIPGPGANCFRVPGVNISFSTNIGAYEFQGVNGGPNWKPRPPIYISLARATSQVDVRGLLLEKAKSGLRNKLAGNKSKTSQVAASGKATKKHVVNESGRDNEALTPDDRTTNKDVHVDPKEIGSNTSSDAENEDDDPLSFNVPDPDFHDFDKDRTEECFQIDQIWATYDDSDGMPRYYAFIQKIFSLKPFKLRISYLESRTNSEFGPLNWVSSGFTKSCGHFRTEKYETCDIVNMFSHQMKWEKGPRGVIKIYPQKGDIWAIYRNWSPDWDEDTPDNVLHAYDVVEVLDNYDEDHGISVIPLAKVAGFRTIFERHQDLNGTMKIPKEEMFRFSHQVPFYRMSGEEAPNVPKDSYELDPAAISKELLQGTTETVEANGTS